In Terriglobales bacterium, the following are encoded in one genomic region:
- the bcp gene encoding thioredoxin-dependent thiol peroxidase has protein sequence MLEAGDKAPDFTVPDETGADVRLKDLKGKNVVLFFYPKADTPGUTIEACGFRDAFQKLQKAGLTVYGISGDTPAAQMKFKQKYELNYPLLADSDKKVANAFGVIKEKNMYGKKVKGIARTTFVIGPDGKIVRVFENVKADGHAEEVLAAVKP, from the coding sequence ATGCTGGAAGCGGGCGACAAGGCTCCTGATTTTACCGTGCCGGACGAGACCGGCGCTGACGTACGCCTGAAAGACCTGAAAGGGAAGAACGTGGTGCTGTTCTTCTACCCCAAGGCCGACACCCCCGGTTGAACCATCGAAGCGTGCGGGTTCCGCGACGCATTCCAAAAGCTCCAGAAGGCCGGGCTCACCGTGTACGGCATCTCCGGCGACACGCCGGCCGCGCAAATGAAATTCAAGCAGAAGTACGAGTTGAACTACCCGCTGCTCGCCGATTCCGACAAGAAGGTCGCGAACGCCTTCGGCGTGATCAAAGAGAAGAACATGTACGGCAAGAAGGTGAAGGGAATCGCGCGCACGACGTTCGTCATCGGACCCGACGGGAAGATCGTCCGAGTGTTCGAGAACGTGAAGGCCGACGGGCACGCGGAGGAAGTGCTGGCGGCGGTAAAACCCTGA